A genomic segment from Necator americanus strain Aroian chromosome III, whole genome shotgun sequence encodes:
- a CDS encoding hypothetical protein (NECATOR_CHRIII.G12427.T2), which produces MILYLFLFSYVQSILAGPGLISSKDVIDKSMPETETVLTDEDFRSFTSQRDITKIGIKVKDDPTMGNKMEGDIAMENLKKFVEDNNKLGRNAIRQAYRRWPNGEIPYTLSSQYGAYSRSVIAKAMQEYHDKTCVRFVPRDVSRHVDYIYIHPDDGCYSLVGKTGGRQPLSLDSGCIQVGTIVHELMHAVGFFHEQSRQDRDEYIEIVWRNVQNGADDQFEK; this is translated from the exons atGATTCTGTACTTATTCCTATTTTCGTATGTCCAGAGCATTCTAGCGGGTCCCGGTCTTATCTCGTCAAAAGAT GTCATTGACAAGAGTATGCCTGAAACTGAGACCGTGCTAACCGATGAGGATTTCCGGAGTTTCACCTCCCAGAGAGATATTACAAAAATAG gGATCAAAGTGAAAGATGATCCAACTATGGGTAACAAGATGGAAGGAGACATTGCTATggaaaatctgaagaaatttGTCGAAGACAACAATAAACTAGGAAGGAACGCTATTCGGCAGGCATACAG GCGATGGCCAAACGGTGAAATTCCCTATACGTTGTCCTCGCAATATGGCGCATATTCGAGATCAGTGATAGCGAAAGCAATGCAG GAGTATCACGACAAAACTTGCGTACGATTTGTTCCACGTGACGTCTCTAGACATGTCGACTACATTTATATTCATCCCGACGACGGATGTTACAGTCTGGTCGGCAA GACGGGCGGACGTCAACCGCTTTCGTTGGACTCGGGTTGTATTCAAGTCGGTACGATTGTGCACGAGCTCATGCACGCTGTCGGTTTTTTCCATGAACAAAGCAG ACAGGACAGAGATGAATACATTGAAATAGTTTGGCGCAATGTGCAAAATGGAGCAGATGATCAGTTCGAAAAGTAA
- a CDS encoding hypothetical protein (NECATOR_CHRIII.G12427.T3) → MILYLFLFSYVQSILAGPGLISSKDVIDKSMPETETVLTDEDFRSFTSQRDITKIGIKVKDDPTMGNKMEGDIAMENLKKFVEDNNKLGRNAIRQAYRYAYGRNICVLVCE, encoded by the exons atGATTCTGTACTTATTCCTATTTTCGTATGTCCAGAGCATTCTAGCGGGTCCCGGTCTTATCTCGTCAAAAGAT GTCATTGACAAGAGTATGCCTGAAACTGAGACCGTGCTAACCGATGAGGATTTCCGGAGTTTCACCTCCCAGAGAGATATTACAAAAATAG gGATCAAAGTGAAAGATGATCCAACTATGGGTAACAAGATGGAAGGAGACATTGCTATggaaaatctgaagaaatttGTCGAAGACAACAATAAACTAGGAAGGAACGCTATTCGGCAGGCATACAGGTATGCCTATGGAAGAAATATATGCGTTTTAGTTTGTGAATAG
- a CDS encoding hypothetical protein (NECATOR_CHRIII.G12429.T3): protein MIRWFSRLGSPSPSPTNSPAAINGSPRKEAVPESWSVAYASDPTEWERKFDECWDIVEKILDKKECDPEHDITYNEMTQLIAQLTRMCQLLMMEVNAQPEPAIGPILDRYFTQQIMERVLDWAIQVPDFLKPTCQLALIRVYELIVSESHTQNHCLLVHKPILNPLLRLFEWCERADGLRPNKLGHPSATEKHFVVLLNQICTKLAEDRTLLHFFFSCTDGADQFIVFSLLIPFLYEQNDVGQLARDALLLILSVSAKHEQIAEFVAYKSAFCPVVATGLSGCFSQLGRILTGDGAERIVPEHAAESLANFHSSLLFCNAVVQAAHPSVVEQICNFFYSGFLISVVKPALLQEEQEGVAAATVYLQLCVETVTEAPLLRTIIRMLLLERDDERRLLVEVIVGRVASGDKLGVVSLSLLDSLLQIGCEDLMLVLVLRHLLPMYHVSRAQLSKVRDRCQALASAERLLDCVPQCMLTFPEICSEETVSLYLQEGAQLVEKRAKACSAWKWRYDGVHPSPLLFRGDSDEEPNLHTPFTRLSSCRSSMSSASFGLNRYFASKNSHLTSDSALGVGENFAGLLAELGGSPPHSLDGSISPVEEDSEFILPPINTSSIMTSSMVDYFQLAAYDDLSESEDSPSSLDKKDLRIEGKKIQCEKQGSVSEAESATTGQGFDTDAEMARSFVLSGWADVEDLDTFISLLDRRTVPSKQKMSSAETMAFIDSKLQYMREMEMEKQEPPEIKKEVKEKERVVQVHGQLIDAGQDGSLFLDSLLTQLAEMTEHSLAFNLQLANVLCSLAAYPQPLLVASIFNTKPSDGFPHLIQVLTELKERVDAAANAIEGLDVYVGRALRTLNGRAEKMERYSDGYIARLSDSPRDDAFAPITSFLRGRPFGSSGRRSHGIRYHSHKAVESEAAARDDAASKNIVHAAIVLANLCQYLAGIAMQQSVAVCRSLTQPRSTVWFTNQQFRISIDRRRKCLRQTPHVCCGRTMSRHFAVDDGFKMTMINSYPERMNLSFSGCGFLCIYHAGVAAAIKEYAPHLIQNKISGASAGAIVAAGLVTNVCISQATSTILKIVTQARSRALGPLHPAFNLLGLVREEIEHILPPNSYKKCSGRLQISLTRWRDNKNVVVTEFESNEELIDAIICSCFIPIYCGVTPPTYRGEAYIDGGFTDNQPSYDDHTVTVSPFSGESDICPPDWDSASFFGICFSKTSIRFTTRNLFRLTACLMPPSTEDCSKMCLQGFEDALRFLSKNAMAPCIRCLTVQTNVDQILESYSPIEDRLQVPMIAPRLRRTNSAAAKRRLESECDTCCESEHMYNTSVSEVFPSIMTKTFDEAFAAEDSFFKYLLSFRMFRYARMALGVGKLPWDMLLIFVKNVISWLSAVVAPEWLRAKFTALVDFVLMEVERQKSRYSRFSCLLPVPEITYNRREPEIELSEDARKELAVIRESDKRKRAKAEATVSSVTSIPSIDWTLLDDAENEDSLQHVIEYSESHDAMYEFHYLDENNRIRTFELFNMADPFKRHECHSRISSIPPSRPVSMLVEEEQENVEAEAACSSKADEEDSGLSGVEGQADTGRRDACCSPVRHFPPLLRMSGRGKGSSRRHMGSGGSSGQPSTSRKQHSTSRSGSVVSGSGMNVDVIRSASSDSEGDGAEKLFVPARRQRTSSIEYDGEPEPNVIQVISLASEVRTSKISAGTHHFAPAAV from the exons ATGATACGGTGGTTTTCTCGGCTGGGCTCACCGAGCCCTTCGCCTACCAATTCTCCTGCTGCTATTAATGGATCACCACGAAAAG AGGCAGTCCCCGAAAGCTGGAGTGTTGCGTACGCATCGGATCCTACCGAATGGGAACGGAAGTTCGATGAATGCTGGGATATAGTCGAAAAGATTTTGGACAAGAAAGAATGCGATCCAGAGCATGATATCACATATAATGAG ATGACTCAACTCATTGCTCAGCTGACTCGAATGTGCCAATTGCTGATGATGGAAGTGAACGCGCAACCCGAACCCGCTATTGGTCCAATACTTGATCGTTATTTCACGCAACAAATCATGGAACGAGTCCTTGATTGGGCTATCCAAGTCCCCGATTTTCTGAAACCAACTTGTCAG CTAGCACTTATTCGAGTCTATGAATTGATTGTGTCTGAAAGTCACACTCAAAATCATTGCTTGCTGGTTCATAAACCGATTTTGAACCCGCTTCTCAGGCTATTTGAGTG GTGTGAGCGAGCAGATGGCTTGCGGCCGAACAAGTTGGGACACCCATCTGCTACTGAAAAACATTTTGTTGTGTTGCTCAACCAG ATTTGTACGAAACTAGCAGAAGACCGTACcctccttcatttctttttttcttgcacagATGGTGCTGACCAATTTATAGTGTTCTCGCTACTTATTCCATTTTTATACGAACAG AACGATGTTGGGCAGCTGGCCCGAGATGCATTACTGTTGATTCTTTCCGTTTCcgcaaaacatgaacaaataGCCGAATTCGTTGCCTACAAG AGTGCCTTTTGCCCTGTCGTCGCAACGGGGCTCTCCGGGTGTTTTTCTCAACTGGGTCGTATTTTAACCGGTGATGGTGCGGAACGGATTGTGCCTGAGCACGCTGCTGAGTCTCTCGCTAATTTCCACTCTTCGCTGCTTTTTTGCAATGCGGTGGTTCAG GCGgctcatccctccgtggtcgaacaaatctgtaattttttctactctGGCTTTCTGATATCTGTTGTGAAACCAGCACTTCTTCAG GAAGAACAGGAAGGTGTTGCTGCAGCTACGGTTTATCTTCAACTTTGCGTGGAAACAGTCACGGAAGCTCCTTTGCTTCGAACGATCATCAGGATGCTGTTGCTTGAACGTGACGATGAGCGTCGGTTACTTGTTGAAGTGATCGTCGGTCGAGTTGCGAGCGGAGATAAG CTTGGTGTCGTTTCACTTTCCCTACTCGATTCACTTCTTCAAATAGGCTGTGAAGATCTTATGCTGG TCCTTGTTCTTCGACACCTTTTACCTATGTACCATGTAAGTCGAGCACAACTAAGTAAAGTGAGAGACAGGTGCCAAGCTTTGGCGTCTGCCGAGCGACTTCTTGACTGTGTTCCACAGTGCATGTTAACTTTCCCTGAG ATCTGCTCAGAGGAAACGGTGTCTTTATATTTGCAAGAGGGAGCACAACTAGTAGAAAAACGTGCAAAAGCTTGTTCTGCGTGGAAGTGGCGTTATGACGGCGTTCATCCAAGCCCATTATTGTTCCGAGGAGACAGTGATGAGGAACCGAACTTACATACG CCGTTTACACGTCTCTCTTCGTGTAGATCATCTATGTCCTCGGCATCTTTCGGGTTGAATCGGTATTTTGCATCCAAGAACTCTCATCTCACCTCGGATTCTGCTCTAGGAGTTGGTGAGAACTTCGCTG GTCTTCTGGCCGAGTTGGGTGGTTCACCGCCTCATTCACTCGACGGTAGTATAAGTCCTGTAGAAGAAGACTCTGAGTTTATCTTACCTCCTATCAA CACCTCATCGATTATGACTTCATCGATGGTGGACTATTTCCAACTGGCAGCTTATGATGATctctcagaaagtgaagaTTCCCCCAGTAGCCTGGATAAAAAG GACTTGCGAATTGAAGGGAAGAAAATTCAATGCGAAAAACAGGGGTCAGTGTCAGAAGCTGAATCAGCGACTACAGGGCAAGGATTTGACACTGATGCTGAGATGGCCAGGTCTTTTGTGCTTAGCGGATGGGCAGATGTTGAG GATCTAGATACGTTTATCTCTTTGCTGGATCGAAGGACAGTTCCGAGcaaacagaaaatgtcatcGGCGGAGACGATGGCATTCATTGACTCGAAGTTGCAATACATGAGGGAAATGGAGATGGAGAAACAGGAGCCTCCTGAGATCAAAAAAGAGGTGAAAGAGAAGGAGCGAGTGGTACAAGTACACGGACAGCTAATTGATGCTGGACAAG ATGGTTCTCTCTTTCTTGACTCTTTGCTGACGCAACTAGCAGAAATGACTGAACACTCTTTGGCATTCAATCTACAACTGGCCAACGTTTTGTGCTCACTGGCAGCGTATCCACAGCCTTTGCTAGTCGCAAGCATTTTCAACACTAAACCGAGCGATGGATTCCCGCATTTGATACAG GTTTTAACTGAATTGAAAGAACGCGTTGATGCTGCGGCAAATGCTATCGAAGGACTTGATGTCTATGTCGGTAGAGCATTACGCACGTTGAATGGACGTGCAGAGAAGATGGAGCGATATTCGGACGGATATATAGCTCG GCTGTCGGATTCCCCGCGTGACGATGCTTTCGCACCGATCACTTCATTCCTACGAGGACGTCCTTTCGGTAGCTCAGGAAGGAGATCACATGGCATAAG ATACCACAGCCATAAAGCTGTCGAGTCTGAAGCAGCGGCTCGTGACGATGCCGCTTCGAAGAACATCGTACATGCGGCTATTGTCTTGGCGAACCTATGCCAATACCTTGCTGGTATCGCGATGCAACAATCTGTTGCTGTT TGCAGATCTCTGACGCAACCACGGTCAACAGTTTGGTTCACAAATCAGCAGTTTAGGATTTCAATCGATAGACG GCGGAAATGTCTCCGCCAAACTCCGCACGTCTGCTGCGGTCGGACGATGTCACGCCATTTCGCCGTAGATGAT GGGTTCAAAATGACTATGATAAATAGTTATCCGGAACGGATGAATTTATCATTTTCTGGATGCGGATTCCTATGTATATATCATGCAGGAGTTGCTGCTGCAATAAAG GAATACGCACCTCATCTTatccaaaacaaaatttccggAGCATCAGCAGGAGCTATAGTAGCAGCTGGGCTTGTCACGAATGTTTGCATATCGCAAGCCACTAGCACGATTTTGAAGATCGTCACGcag GCACGATCACGGGCACTAGGTCCTTTACATCCTGCTTTCAATCTTCTCGGTTTGGTGCGTGAGGAAATTGAGCACATATTACCCCCAAATTCTTACAAAAA ATGTTCTGGACGCCTACAGATTTCTTTAACTCGTTGGCGAGATAACAAGAATGTGGTCGTCACAGAGTTTGAATCTAACGAAGAATTGATAGAT GCTATAATCTGCAGTTGTTTCATTCCTATATACTGCGGTGTAACACCGCCAACATATCGAGGAGAAGCATATATCGACGGTGGTTTCACTGATAATCAGCCTTCGTACGACGATCACACTGTAACAGTGAGCCCCTTTTCTGGGGAATCCGATATCTGTCCCCCTGATTGGGATAGTGCAAG CTTTTTTGGCATCTGCTTCTCAAAAACGTCAATACGATTCACGACACGTAATCTTTTTCGACTAACAGCATGTTTAATGCCTCCATCAACAGAGGACTGCTCCAAAATGTGTCTGCAAGGATTTGAAGATGCGCTTCGATTTCTATCGAAGAATG CTATGGCACCATGCATTCGCTGTCTAACAGTACAAACTAACGTGGATCAAATTTTGGAGAGTTACAGTCCTATAGAAGATCGTTTGCAAGTACCCATGATTGCTCCACGACTACGGCGGACTAATTCTGCTGCCGCtaa GAGGCGGCTCGAGTCTGAGTGTGATACTTGCTGTGAAAGTGAACATATGTACAACACATCAGTGAGCGAAGTGTTCCCATCGATAATgacaaaaa CTTTCGATGAAGCGTTCGCTGCTGAAGACTCTTTCTTCAAATACTTGTTGTCGTTTCGAATGTTCCGATATGCACGAATGGCTTTAGGGGTTGGAAAACTGCCGTGGGACATGCTGCTTATTTTCGTGAAGAa TGTGATTTCATGGCTATCAGCGGTTGTTGCTCCTGAGTGGTTAAGGGCTAAGTTTACCGCTCTCGTTGATTTCGTATTAATGGAAGTGGAGCGGCAAAAATCACGTTACAGCAG GTTCTCCTGTTTGCTACCAGTACCTGAAATCACTTATAATAGACGTGAACCCGAGATTGAACTCAGTGAGGACGCACGAAAAGAGCTGGCAGTTATTCGAGAAAGTGATAAGAGGAAAAGGGCGAAG GCGGAGGCCACAGTGTCATCTGTCACTTCAATTCCTTCGATTGATTGGACTTTGCTTGATGATGCAGAAAATGAGGATTCACTCCAGCATGTCATCGAATACAGCGAAAGCCATGACGCTATGTATGAATTCCACTATTTGGACGAGAACAACAGA ataCGTACATTCGAGCTATTCAACATGGCCGATCCATTCAAACGGCACGAGTGCCACTCGCGTATCAGCAGCATACCACCGTCTCGGCCCGTATCT ATGTTAGTGGAAGAGGAACAAGAAAATGTAGAAGCGGAAGCAGCTTGTTCAAGCAAAGCAGATGAGGAAGATTCAGGACTATCGGGGGTGGAAGGACAAGCGGATACCGG CCGACGTGATGCTTGCTGTTCTCCTGTGCGACATTTCCCTCCGTTGTTACGAATGAGCGGACGTGGTAAAGGTTCCAGTCGACGTCATATGGGTTCAGGAGGATCAAGTGGACAACCGTCGACCAG CCGGAAACAACATTCCACATCTCGTAGTGGCAGTGTCGTCTCAGGTTCTGGGATGAACGTGGACGTTATTCGATCAGCTTCATCTGATTCTGAAGGCGACGGTGCTGAGAAACTATTCGTACCAGCTAGGCGTCAACGTACTTCAAGTATTGAATACGACGGCGAACCGGAACCTA ATGTGATACAG GTTATTTCACTGGCTAGTGAAGTACGTACCTCGAAGATTTCAGCAGGAACTCACCATTTTGCTCCAGCTGCTGTATAA